The following are from one region of the Pantoea cypripedii genome:
- a CDS encoding type II toxin-antitoxin system RelE/ParE family toxin gives MKTIIHYVTAEGRDLYTSYFKKLRDPIAKAKIASRVNRMATGNFGDHKPCREGVWELRIDQGVGYRVYYSLVDGEVVILLLAGDKRTQDADIDEAIWCLKDFRMR, from the coding sequence ATGAAAACGATAATACACTACGTAACTGCAGAAGGTAGGGACTTATATACCAGTTATTTTAAGAAGTTACGTGATCCGATTGCTAAAGCAAAAATTGCTTCGAGGGTGAACCGGATGGCCACTGGAAATTTTGGTGACCATAAACCCTGCCGTGAAGGTGTTTGGGAGCTTAGAATTGACCAGGGTGTGGGATATCGCGTTTATTACAGTTTGGTTGATGGTGAAGTAGTGATATTACTCCTTGCGGGTGATAAACGCACACAGGACGCAGATATTGATGAGGCAATTTGGTGCCTCAAAGATTTTAGAATGAGGTGA
- a CDS encoding addiction module antidote protein translates to MAKARLHDDAMVEILREDPGFAQEYLHQAFLDIDEDGGQEAFLMALRHIVEARGGMAVIAKKAGVSRETLYRTLSPAGNPTLKTLRSVVNATGFQFSHLASV, encoded by the coding sequence ATGGCTAAAGCCCGTTTACATGATGATGCGATGGTTGAAATCCTGCGTGAAGACCCAGGTTTCGCTCAGGAATATCTGCACCAGGCTTTTCTTGACATCGATGAAGACGGAGGCCAGGAAGCATTCCTGATGGCATTACGTCATATTGTGGAAGCCAGAGGTGGAATGGCCGTTATCGCGAAGAAAGCTGGCGTATCACGTGAGACTCTCTATAGAACATTATCCCCAGCGGGAAACCCTACCCTAAAAACGTTACGCAGCGTGGTGAATGCGACAGGATTCCAGTTCTCACATCTGGCGAGTGTGTGA
- the cusF gene encoding cation efflux system protein CusF, with product MRQLIKVALFGIFPALIAAGAQASEQHQSMMSHAEMAVQQPVINATGVIKQIDLANKKITIDHQAIPALGWPAMTMRFTFTTQDDSINALKVGSPVNFSFIQQGNISLLQEIKVSHS from the coding sequence ATGCGTCAGTTAATTAAAGTGGCTTTATTCGGTATTTTTCCGGCACTGATTGCCGCGGGTGCCCAGGCCAGTGAACAGCATCAGAGCATGATGTCACATGCGGAGATGGCGGTTCAGCAGCCGGTGATCAACGCCACGGGGGTGATTAAGCAGATTGATTTAGCGAATAAAAAAATCACTATCGACCATCAGGCGATCCCGGCGCTTGGCTGGCCGGCCATGACCATGCGCTTCACCTTTACCACGCAGGACGACAGCATCAACGCGTTAAAAGTGGGCAGCCCGGTTAACTTTTCTTTTATTCAGCAGGGAAATATCTCACTGCTCCAGGAAATAAAAGTCAGTCATTCTTAA
- a CDS encoding copper/silver response regulator transcription factor, whose amino-acid sequence MKILIVEDEVKTGEYLSKGLTEAGFVVDRADNGLTGYHLAMTAEYDLIVLDIMLPDVNGWDIVRMLRAASKGMPILLLTALGTIEHRVMGLELGADDYLVKPFAFAELLARVRTLLRRGANIIPESQFQLADLSFDLVSRKVSRAGTRITLTSKEFTLLEFFIRHRGEVLPRSLIASQVWDMNFDSDTNAIDVAVKRLRAKIDNDFSPKLIQTVRGVGYVLEVPDED is encoded by the coding sequence ATGAAGATACTGATTGTCGAAGACGAGGTGAAAACAGGGGAATACCTCAGCAAAGGGCTGACCGAGGCGGGGTTTGTGGTTGATCGCGCCGACAACGGTCTCACCGGTTACCATCTGGCGATGACCGCTGAGTACGATTTGATCGTCCTGGACATTATGCTGCCCGATGTCAACGGCTGGGATATCGTACGTATGCTGCGTGCCGCCAGCAAAGGGATGCCCATTCTGCTGCTGACCGCGCTGGGCACCATTGAACATCGCGTGATGGGACTGGAGCTGGGTGCCGATGATTATCTGGTCAAACCCTTTGCCTTTGCCGAGTTGCTGGCGCGTGTCAGAACGCTGCTGCGCCGCGGGGCCAATATTATTCCGGAGAGCCAGTTCCAGCTGGCGGATCTCAGCTTTGACCTGGTGTCACGTAAAGTGAGCCGCGCGGGTACTCGTATCACCCTGACCAGCAAAGAATTCACCTTGCTGGAATTCTTTATCCGCCATCGCGGTGAAGTCCTGCCCCGTTCGCTGATCGCCTCGCAGGTGTGGGATATGAATTTTGACAGCGATACCAATGCCATCGATGTTGCGGTGAAACGGCTGCGTGCCAAAATCGATAACGACTTCTCCCCCAAACTGATCCAGACCGTGCGCGGTGTCGGTTATGTGCTTGAGGTGCCGGATGAAGATTAA
- a CDS encoding efflux RND transporter periplasmic adaptor subunit gives MASLKLKYAAVMVSSLIMGGLIVTTAFHYLPSANKTSAPERKILFWYDPMKLDTKFDKPGKSPFMDMDLIPKYADEGEADNSQGMRIDPVLVQNLGLKTIKVSKGRLQYSQTIPANVSFNDYQFVIVQARSEGFVEKVYPLTVGDKVGKGTPLIDITIPEWVEAQSEYLLLSGTGGSTTQVKGILERLRLAGMPEEDIQRLRSSRTVQTRFTIKAPIDGVITAFDLRSGMNISKDKVVAQIQGMDPVWISAAVPESIAGLLSDRSHLSISVPAYPGHSFTIEKWSILPSVDQTTRTLQVRLQVANRDELLKPGMNAYLHLNSQSEEMLLIPSQAVIDTGDEQRVIAVDSEGRFAPKAIRILAESQRQSGVASGLREGESVVVNGLFLIDSEANITGALARMRQADNAHSDH, from the coding sequence ATGGCATCGTTAAAATTAAAATACGCGGCGGTGATGGTCAGCAGCCTGATAATGGGTGGACTGATTGTGACAACGGCTTTTCATTATCTGCCTTCTGCCAATAAAACGTCAGCGCCGGAGCGCAAAATTTTATTCTGGTATGACCCGATGAAACTCGATACCAAATTCGATAAACCGGGTAAATCACCGTTTATGGATATGGACCTGATACCCAAATACGCGGATGAAGGCGAGGCGGACAATAGCCAGGGCATGCGTATCGATCCGGTGCTGGTGCAGAACCTCGGTCTGAAGACCATCAAGGTCAGCAAAGGGCGATTGCAATATAGCCAGACCATTCCGGCCAACGTCAGTTTTAACGATTACCAGTTCGTGATTGTGCAGGCACGTTCGGAGGGTTTTGTCGAAAAAGTCTACCCATTGACCGTCGGCGACAAAGTCGGCAAGGGCACACCGCTGATCGATATCACCATCCCGGAGTGGGTGGAGGCGCAGAGCGAATATCTGTTGCTGTCAGGCACCGGGGGATCAACCACCCAGGTGAAGGGCATTCTCGAACGGCTGCGTCTTGCCGGAATGCCGGAAGAGGATATTCAGCGTCTGCGCAGTTCCCGCACGGTACAGACTCGATTCACCATCAAAGCCCCTATTGATGGGGTGATCACCGCATTTGACCTGCGCAGCGGTATGAATATCTCCAAAGATAAAGTGGTGGCCCAGATTCAGGGCATGGACCCGGTGTGGATCAGCGCTGCGGTGCCGGAATCGATTGCCGGATTGCTCAGCGACCGATCGCACCTGTCCATTTCAGTGCCGGCATATCCGGGTCACAGCTTCACCATCGAAAAATGGAGCATCCTGCCGAGCGTTGACCAGACCACCCGCACGTTGCAGGTGCGTCTCCAGGTGGCGAATCGCGATGAATTGCTGAAACCCGGTATGAATGCGTATCTGCATCTGAACAGCCAGAGTGAGGAGATGCTGCTGATCCCGTCTCAGGCGGTGATTGATACCGGTGATGAGCAGCGCGTGATTGCCGTGGACAGCGAAGGGCGTTTTGCGCCCAAGGCCATCCGCATACTGGCGGAATCGCAGCGCCAGAGTGGTGTGGCGAGCGGCCTGCGCGAAGGGGAATCGGTGGTGGTCAACGGGTTGTTCCTGATCGACTCGGAAGCCAATATTACCGGGGCGCTGGCGCGGATGCGTCAGGCTGATAACGCGCATTCCGATCACTGA
- a CDS encoding Cu(+)/Ag(+) sensor histidine kinase: MKIKRLRRPVSLEIRLTFFISLATIIAFATAAWIMLHSVQNHFAEQDVTNLKQINSTLTAILKNPAETEQQKVAKIDSILDSYRYISVMLLSPENQVLYRSADGPDLMSLVHSTAVDSGEVFLWSDPMGAHAAHNGNRSYRVMATAVSSPYNGHTSTDRLLIALSIDFHLHYLDALKHNLLIIASAISLLIILIVLFAVHQGYLPLRNVSQQINNITSKNLDVRLEPDNVPIELQQLVMSFNHMIERIEDVFTRQANFSADIAHEIRTPITNLVTQTEIALSQPRTVKELEDVLYSSLEEYNRMAKMVSDMLFLAQADNNQLIPERVPLDLRTETIKVFEFFEAWAEEQQVGLTLTGDAALVQGDPLMLRRVINNLLSNAIRHTPAGKSVTVHLQQRDAWVELRVENPGVPISPTHLARLFDRFYRVDPSRQRKGEGSGIGLAIVKSIVTAHQGEIHVASDAVSTRFTLLLPRIEG, from the coding sequence ATGAAGATTAAGCGGCTGCGCCGTCCTGTGTCGCTTGAGATCCGGCTTACCTTCTTTATCAGCCTTGCCACCATTATTGCCTTCGCCACCGCAGCCTGGATTATGCTGCATTCAGTCCAGAATCACTTTGCCGAACAGGACGTGACTAACCTTAAGCAAATCAACAGCACGCTGACGGCCATCCTGAAAAATCCCGCCGAGACAGAACAGCAAAAAGTGGCGAAAATCGACTCCATTCTCGACAGCTACCGTTATATCTCGGTGATGCTGCTCAGCCCGGAAAATCAGGTTTTATACCGCTCGGCAGACGGACCAGACCTGATGTCGCTGGTCCACAGCACAGCAGTGGATTCCGGTGAGGTATTTTTGTGGTCAGACCCGATGGGCGCGCATGCTGCCCACAACGGCAATCGCAGTTACCGGGTGATGGCCACTGCCGTCAGTTCACCGTACAACGGGCACACCAGCACTGACCGGCTGCTGATCGCACTGTCGATTGATTTCCACCTGCACTACCTGGACGCGCTGAAACATAATCTGCTCATCATCGCCTCAGCCATTAGCCTGTTGATTATCCTGATCGTATTGTTTGCGGTTCACCAGGGTTATCTGCCGTTACGCAACGTCAGCCAGCAAATAAACAACATCACCTCGAAAAATCTGGATGTCCGGCTGGAACCGGATAACGTGCCGATTGAGCTGCAACAGCTGGTGATGTCCTTCAACCATATGATTGAACGTATTGAAGATGTCTTCACCCGCCAGGCCAATTTCTCCGCCGATATCGCCCATGAAATCAGAACCCCCATCACCAATCTGGTGACACAGACGGAAATTGCCCTCAGCCAGCCGCGTACGGTGAAAGAACTGGAGGATGTCCTGTATTCCAGCCTGGAAGAGTACAACCGGATGGCGAAAATGGTCAGCGATATGCTGTTTCTGGCGCAGGCGGATAATAATCAGCTGATCCCGGAGCGCGTCCCACTCGATCTGCGCACTGAAACCATCAAGGTGTTTGAGTTTTTTGAAGCCTGGGCGGAAGAACAGCAGGTTGGCCTGACGCTGACAGGCGACGCGGCGCTGGTTCAGGGTGATCCGCTGATGCTGCGTCGCGTCATCAACAACTTACTCTCCAATGCGATTCGCCATACGCCTGCGGGTAAGTCAGTGACCGTCCATCTCCAGCAGCGCGATGCCTGGGTGGAGCTGAGGGTCGAAAATCCCGGTGTACCTATTTCCCCGACGCATCTGGCACGCCTTTTTGACCGGTTTTATCGTGTTGACCCATCACGCCAGAGAAAAGGCGAAGGCAGCGGCATTGGGCTGGCCATCGTCAAATCAATCGTCACCGCCCATCAGGGGGAGATTCACGTCGCCTCCGATGCGGTATCCACCCGGTTTACGTTGTTGCTGCCCCGGATTGAGGGTTGA
- a CDS encoding Cu(I)/Ag(I) efflux RND transporter outer membrane protein, with protein sequence MVKLTLPVVGTVLLLTGCVSLAPEYQPPELPVPQQFSLSRNTLVPVTAGYQDTGWRTFFADPQARQFIDVALRNNRDLRMAALKVQEARAQYRVTNADRYPQLNAASEASYSGGLKRGDLTEKQFQAGLDLSFELDFFGRLKNLSEADRQNYFASEAAQRAVHILLISSVAQSYFSQRLAAAQLRIAQETLQNYQQSYAFVEQQLITGSSNVLAVEQAHGLIESTRAEIASREGQLAQANNALQLVVGSWQGLPDDQRRVAGDLNPVRLPAGLSSEILRQRPDLMEAEHQLMAANANIGAARAAFYPSISLTSGLSGSSDDLSNLFSAGSGMWNFVPKIDIPIFNAGRNQASLTLAEVRQQQSVVNYEQKIQNAFKDVADALALRDSLSNQIAAQQRYLASLQITLQRARGLYASGAVSYIEVLDAERSLFSTRQTLLDLQYSRQVNEINLFTALGGGWTE encoded by the coding sequence ATGGTCAAATTAACATTACCGGTGGTGGGTACGGTGCTTTTGCTGACGGGATGTGTCTCGCTGGCCCCCGAATATCAGCCCCCTGAACTCCCGGTGCCACAACAATTCTCTCTCTCCCGCAACACGCTGGTGCCGGTTACCGCAGGCTATCAGGATACCGGCTGGCGCACCTTCTTTGCCGATCCTCAGGCAAGGCAGTTTATTGATGTGGCGCTACGCAATAACCGTGATCTGCGTATGGCGGCGTTGAAAGTGCAGGAAGCACGCGCGCAGTACCGGGTAACCAACGCCGATCGCTACCCGCAGCTAAACGCTGCTAGTGAAGCGAGTTACAGCGGTGGCCTGAAACGCGGTGACCTGACGGAAAAACAGTTTCAGGCCGGGCTGGATCTGAGCTTTGAGCTGGATTTTTTCGGCAGATTGAAAAATCTGAGCGAAGCCGACCGGCAAAACTACTTTGCCAGTGAGGCTGCCCAGCGCGCGGTGCATATTCTGCTGATTTCCAGCGTTGCTCAGAGCTACTTTAGTCAGCGACTGGCGGCTGCACAGCTACGTATTGCCCAAGAGACATTACAGAATTATCAGCAATCTTATGCCTTTGTGGAGCAGCAACTGATTACCGGCAGCAGCAATGTGCTGGCAGTGGAGCAGGCGCATGGCCTGATTGAAAGCACCCGCGCGGAGATTGCCAGCCGGGAAGGACAACTGGCACAGGCGAACAATGCCTTGCAGCTGGTGGTGGGCAGCTGGCAGGGACTGCCGGATGATCAACGCCGCGTAGCGGGAGATCTTAACCCGGTCAGGCTACCGGCCGGACTTTCCTCGGAAATCCTGCGTCAGCGTCCGGATCTGATGGAGGCTGAACACCAGCTGATGGCGGCCAATGCCAATATCGGTGCGGCCAGGGCTGCGTTCTATCCGTCGATTAGCCTGACCAGCGGCTTGTCGGGCAGCAGCGATGACCTGTCAAATCTGTTTTCCGCAGGCAGCGGCATGTGGAATTTTGTGCCAAAAATCGACATCCCGATTTTTAATGCCGGTCGTAACCAGGCCAGCCTGACGCTTGCTGAAGTGCGCCAGCAGCAATCGGTGGTGAATTACGAGCAAAAAATTCAAAACGCGTTTAAGGACGTTGCCGATGCGCTCGCGCTGCGCGACAGCCTCAGCAACCAAATTGCGGCGCAACAGCGTTACCTTGCTTCCCTGCAAATTACGCTGCAACGCGCACGCGGATTATATGCCAGTGGAGCGGTGAGTTATATCGAAGTGCTGGATGCTGAGCGCTCATTATTCAGTACCCGGCAAACGTTACTTGATTTGCAATATTCCCGGCAGGTCAATGAGATCAATCTGTTCACTGCCCTGGGGGGCGGCTGGACGGAATAA